TTTTTAacataattataaattattgtaaataaatatttatttttaaaaactttaaaatataaattatccattattttatttttataatttaaataaattaaaaaaataaaaataatattaaaatgatttgaaaaaaaaaaaaaaaaaaaaaaaaaaaaaaaaaaaaaaaaaaaattagaaataaaaaacgTGAAAATGGATTTGcaagatttttaaaatcagaaaaacagaaaaaaaaaaaaaaagtataataaaaagaaaaaaaattaatctgtactgtttttattaaattttctgTTGTaacaaatatatatttatacatttatatcaaaataaaaaataataataaaaataattttaattctatcaTACTTAAAAAtattctataaataaaaataaaaaaaataaaaaaaaaaaaggaaaaatgaaaaatgaaaaatgaaaaaaaaaaaaaaaaaaattatttaacatTCTCCTCGATttcatataatattaaaaaaaacaaaaaaaaaaaaaaaaaaaatggaagatAGAGGAAACCAAGATGGAGAAATTGAAGAAGGAATGATAGGTCAAGAAAGTTATGATGATATTAGAGAAAGAACCAAACAAAGGGAGttagaaaaattagaaaGAGAAAAGGAGAGTCAAAACTACAGATACAATAAAAGAGATTTCGACAGAAGAGATAATCATTATAGAGACCGTAACAGGGATGGACATAGAGATGGACACagagatagagatagagatagagatagagatagagatagagatagagatagGGATAGGGATGGATATAGGGATGGACATAGAGATGGACATAGAGATGGACACAGGGATAGGGATAGAGATAGAGACAACAGAAATAGAGATTTAAGAGACAACAGAAGTAGTAACAGAGACTTCAATAGAAAAGATAACCATAGAGATAATGATAGAAGGGATAATGATAGAAGAGATAATGGCAGAAGATCCCATTCAAGATCAAGATCCAGATCAAGAAGTAGAGAACGTGATAGAAAAAGACAAAGAGATCATAGTAGATCAAGGTCAAGATCAAGAAGTAGAGATAGAAGAGACGGTGGTGATAATGGtagtaaatcaaataaacaaaatgataagaataataaaccaCCCTCAAATGATAAATCACAACAAACCAATGacaaaaagaaacaaaatcaatcaaCTAAAGAAGGTgatcaatcaaataataataataataataataatgaaaatgaggAGGATGAAGATGACGGATTAGATCCTGAAACTAGAGAAATGATGAGACAAATGGGTGTACCCGTTAATTTCTCTTCAACAAAAGGAAAAAAGGTTGAAGGAAACTCACAAGGTGGTACAAAACTTCAATTTACAAGAGAGTATAGACAATTTATGAACAAAAggtaacattattattattattatcatttttatttttttttatttgtatactttttaaaagttattaacatattttttttttttccctaaTTTGGTTATTGCTTAAACTAAAATAATGGTACATTTTTAGAAAGAGAGaacaaaaataaagatattttccttttttttttttttttttttttccttttttttttattaaaatttatttgatttacaaATAGAGTATTTTATTCTCCTATTCAAGATGGATTtacaagttttttttttttttttttttttttttttctttttttctttctttttttttttttttctttttgtttggtgcttaaaaaaaattatgtaCAAAAtagttaaattattaaatttgtttcttaaaaaaaaaaaaaaaactattttttttttttttcctttcttcctttcttttcttttcttgttttcttttcttttcttttcttttcttttcttttcttttcttttcttttcttttcttttctttttctttttcttttcttttcttttcttttcttttcttttctttgcTTTTTTGATTTGGTAATATTTAGTATTgcatgtttttttttttttgtttttttgtttttttgtttttttttttttttttttttttgatttgttttgatttgttttgatttgttattattgttattttttttttttttttttttttttttattattttttttttttttttttttttttgtttttttttttttttttttttttttttgtattagcCTTGGtgtttgttgttattattaaaaaaaaaaaaaaagaaattaagaTTTTTGAGAGGTTAAATTTGGTGAAGAAGGTGgtctatttaaaaattgattataaGTTTCCATATTACGACGAAGCATTTGATCAATAGGACCACAAAGACGATTAAATCTTTGTCTATCCAATTCTACACATTTTGTATAACCAATAGAAGTTACAGTTGCAGCTCTTGGTCTATCAGTAAGTAATGCAATTTCACCAAAGTAATCAGAAGGATGTAATTCAGAGACTACATGACTAGTGGAATGATCACCAGGAACTGTTTCTTGAGTGACAACAACTTTACCTTCAACGATAATGTAAAATCTATCACCTGGATCACCTTGACGCACAATAACCTCACCATCTTGAAAATTAACAGGTTCCAATGCATCTGCTAATGATACTCTTTCATATTTATCAATATGACGTAAAATTGAtactttttctaaaaattctTCATAtaattttctctttttaattgtttgatCCATTAATATACGTCTATAAGTTGCTCCATTTAATGCCCATAATCTAACATCAGTTCTTgccttttaaaaaattaattgtttacaagatattaaataatattaaataaattaattttattattaaaaaaaataaaataaaaaaaaaaattaaataaaaaaaaataaaataaaaataaaaaaaattatgattaGTCAAATttagatctttttttttttttatgataaatttaaatttaaaataaaataataaaaaatgaattaaatattggaaaaaataaatgaaaaaaaaaaaaaaaaaacttacaataACAGTTGCAGCTCTTGGACTACCATAAATTAAAGCTAATTCACCAAAACTACCACCTTCAAATACTTCCATTACTAAAGTTGGGGAACCACCATTTTGACAAACATAAATATCACAAATACCAGAATCAATAACATAAAATAGATCACCTTCATCACCTTGTTTTATGATGATATCACCCGCTTTATAGAGTACTTCAACCATTGCTAAAAATACAACGTTTCTTTCCTCCTCTTCTAAATGACTAAacataatattatttgataatgctTGTTCTAAACGTTGTTGTGTCTCTACTGTTTTTGGAATATTAGGTAATGGTGTTGCTGGTTTATCTCCCAGTGGTTCACTACTAATTGCACCTCTTCTTTTTcgtgtaatattattattattttgtgcTTCTACTTTTTCTGTTGCTTTTTGGTTATGTGATATATTAtttgtcatttttttttttttttgttttctcaaaaaaaataataaataataaaatttttctttatactatttttattgttttattattattattactattactataatttaaaactttagtTTTTTGtcctaattttttaattttttaaaattttttaatttttttttttctttctttaaattttttttatttttttttttttttatttttcttctatttttttttatttatataaatttttactattgtgttattattttatattattttatttaatattgcaGGAactgaaagaaaaaaaaaaaaaaagaaaaaaaaaaaaaaaaaaaaaaaaaaaaaaaaagtgggttttaatttaaattgtatatatgtgtgtgtgtgtaaaTTTTAggaaaatctttttttttttaattattttttttatttttttttttttttttttttttttcaatttgtaaaaaagtttttgttttaaaaatagcaaaagaaaaaaaaaaaaacttagcacaatttaaataaagattataataaaaaatataattgataaaataaaaaaaaaaaaaaaaataaaataaaataaaaaaaaaaataaaataaaaataaaaataaaaataaaaaatgtaataattatattattattattattattattttatttttatttttttttttttttgtttttttttttttaaatatatatactgATGAAAGATagtataaatttatatttttgatttgttttatttttatttatttatttttattttttttatttttttttttgatttggttttttttttttttttttttaatttttttattttttttttttttttttaaaaaaaaaaaaaaagttttattttgagGAAAATGTAAGTTGAGCAATTTCTTTAACCaagatttgatttaaaagagATTGAGGAGATTTAATatcaaaagaaatattaCCATCCTTTTCTTTCACCAACATTGCGATATGATGATTTTGAGTAGTTTTAGCATAAAAGGAAGCTGTTTGACCATTTGGATGAGCTTGTACAACTTCAATAGATAATTGTTGAGCAAGTTTTTCAATGACCAATGGCATTGTTAAGGATTGGCCAGTGATTTTAGTTGAATCCATTGCACTTACTTGACCTGATTTTTGAAGGATTTCAGCAAACTTatcttttggtaattttgtAGCAACAATAAAGAATGAGAATGGTAAATCGATTGATAATTGATTTGTGATTGATGGTGAAGAGGATGGGGATGCCAATAAAGTGAATTGTAACTCTTGGCTATTCAATACATTGACAACATTCAATAACTCTGTATGAGTAGTGGATGCATCAGCCTCCAATACACCAATTTCACCACTATTCTTTATGGAAACACATTGTTCTGCTGGATTCTTTAAACTAATTGAAACATCTGACATATCTTCATCAGTTTTATTTTGTACTTTCATTGTTAACttgatttgattattatctGTTTCATTTGATGGTGATACTTTAAGAATTTCACATGTAATcttaaaattatcatcatccaaaattgtttttaatacttttttgACAATTACTGGTGGTGGTGCTACTACAGCTGCTGCTGCTTGAGTTGAtttagtagtggtagtagttgaGGAGGTGGCTGCTGGTTTCTTGCTTGATTTTTTAGcagttggtggtggtggtggattt
This region of Dictyostelium discoideum AX4 chromosome 3 chromosome, whole genome shotgun sequence genomic DNA includes:
- a CDS encoding DUF1777 family protein encodes the protein MEDRGNQDGEIEEGMIGQESYDDIRERTKQRELEKLEREKESQNYRYNKRDFDRRDNHYRDRNRDGHRDGHRDRDRDRDRDRDRDRDRDRDGYRDGHRDGHRDGHRDRDRDRDNRNRDLRDNRSSNRDFNRKDNHRDNDRRDNDRRDNGRRSHSRSRSRSRSRERDRKRQRDHSRSRSRSRSRDRRDGGDNGSKSNKQNDKNNKPPSNDKSQQTNDKKKQNQSTKEGDQSNNNNNNNNENEEDEDDGLDPETREMMRQMGVPVNFSSTKGKKVEGNSQGGTKLQFTREYRQFMNKR
- the pkaR gene encoding protein kinase A regulatory subunit — its product is MTNNISHNQKATEKVEAQNNNNITRKRRGAISSEPLGDKPATPLPNIPKTVETQQRLEQALSNNIMFSHLEEEERNVVFLAMVEVLYKAGDIIIKQGDEGDLFYVIDSGICDIYVCQNGGSPTLVMEVFEGGSFGELALIYGSPRAATVIARTDVRLWALNGATYRRILMDQTIKKRKLYEEFLEKVSILRHIDKYERVSLADALEPVNFQDGEVIVRQGDPGDRFYIIVEGKVVVTQETVPGDHSTSHVVSELHPSDYFGEIALLTDRPRAATVTSIGYTKCVELDRQRFNRLCGPIDQMLRRNMETYNQFLNRPPSSPNLTSQKS